One region of Desulfobaccales bacterium genomic DNA includes:
- a CDS encoding PAS domain S-box protein, producing the protein MAEEAAVDAVEEMVQQEPAEKEHRRELYLFNQIATITAHTLDLQEIINTVLAEALEFFHIDAGMLLLWDRVRQRLTYAASRGFPQEYLGKISSRAHDTLMSPDQSRAIEPLIIKDVSADPRLLSSTFTEVIRQDPRFRSVVSIPLKYRDDITGFLNLAAENARPFRASRRRKYFFSILGNQIGLAIENARLYHELRRSEKRYRRIFEGSKDTIFITDLEGRLLDLNPAGVELLKFASKAEALELPHLREIFQNPRDWERFQLKVEVEDYIRDLELTLQPQGGGQVHALLTGIVRRNKEGRITGYEGILKNISERKLKEWELLREKQTTEGILEGLPVPTFVIDRTHRIIYWNRACEELTGFSRHEMVGTYRYWLPFYTHERPSMASLVVEQNIKALEKFFGDKNLKPSPTLPGAYEAYEHFANFRGRERYLYHTASPIYDEEGHIQGAVQVILDVTKREQLARELTDSEEKFRRLVETSLDGIVLHSNLKLLYVNRACLQMFNYQKPEEMLNRSLVQFVDPQYRPVVARWQTQLQRRPGTPRIFEMKGVRKDGSTFDLEGVSFPTTYAGQPAIQTHIRDITDKKHLEEHLSRTEKLAALGQLAAGVAHEINNPLGGILVYSYLLLEDLEPTAPERTQVEKIVREATRCKEIVQGLLEFSRHMPSKMVPLNINTILEEVISLVEDHLQFQSIQLVQDLELNLPAVLGDRSKLEQVFINLLMNSGESMKGDGRLTVSTTVAQDGNLVVIRFQDTGPGIPEPYLSRLFDPFFTTKEVGKGVGLGLSISYGIIQKHFGRVYVERTGNDGTVFAIELPAHHQVRDNAGENQT; encoded by the coding sequence TTGGCGGAAGAAGCAGCCGTTGATGCCGTAGAGGAGATGGTGCAGCAAGAGCCGGCGGAGAAGGAACATCGCCGGGAACTCTATCTGTTCAATCAAATCGCCACCATCACCGCGCATACCCTGGACCTCCAGGAGATCATCAACACCGTCCTCGCCGAGGCCCTGGAGTTTTTCCACATCGACGCCGGCATGCTGCTGCTGTGGGACCGGGTGCGCCAGCGCCTCACCTATGCCGCGTCCCGGGGCTTTCCCCAGGAGTACCTGGGCAAGATCTCCAGCCGGGCGCACGATACCCTCATGAGCCCGGACCAGTCCCGCGCCATCGAACCGTTGATCATTAAGGATGTCAGCGCGGACCCGCGCCTGCTTTCTTCCACGTTTACCGAGGTGATCCGGCAAGACCCCCGGTTTAGGTCAGTGGTCAGCATCCCGTTGAAATACCGGGACGATATCACCGGGTTTCTCAATCTAGCCGCGGAAAATGCCCGGCCTTTCCGGGCTTCCCGGCGGCGGAAATATTTTTTCAGCATCCTGGGCAACCAGATCGGCCTGGCCATCGAAAACGCCCGGTTGTATCACGAGCTGCGGCGCTCGGAGAAGCGCTACCGCCGCATCTTTGAAGGGTCCAAGGACACGATCTTCATCACCGATCTGGAAGGCCGCCTCCTGGACCTCAACCCCGCGGGCGTGGAACTCCTTAAGTTTGCCTCCAAGGCCGAGGCCCTAGAACTGCCGCATCTTAGGGAAATCTTTCAAAACCCCCGGGATTGGGAACGCTTCCAGCTCAAGGTGGAAGTTGAGGACTATATCCGGGACCTGGAATTGACCCTGCAACCTCAGGGCGGTGGCCAGGTCCACGCCTTGCTCACCGGCATCGTGCGCCGGAATAAAGAAGGGCGCATTACCGGGTATGAAGGCATCTTAAAGAATATCAGCGAGCGGAAGCTGAAGGAATGGGAACTCCTGCGGGAGAAGCAGACCACCGAAGGCATCCTGGAAGGCTTGCCGGTGCCCACCTTCGTTATTGACCGGACCCACCGCATCATCTACTGGAACCGGGCCTGCGAGGAATTGACCGGATTTTCCCGGCATGAAATGGTAGGGACCTACCGCTACTGGCTGCCGTTCTACACCCATGAACGGCCGTCCATGGCCTCTTTGGTCGTGGAGCAAAACATCAAAGCCCTGGAAAAATTCTTCGGGGATAAGAACCTGAAACCATCCCCGACCCTGCCCGGGGCCTACGAGGCCTATGAGCATTTCGCCAATTTTCGGGGCCGGGAACGCTATCTCTATCATACCGCCTCCCCCATTTATGATGAGGAGGGCCACATCCAGGGCGCGGTGCAGGTTATCTTAGACGTGACCAAGCGGGAGCAACTGGCCCGGGAGCTTACGGATTCCGAAGAAAAATTCCGCCGCTTGGTGGAGACCTCTCTGGACGGTATCGTGCTCCACAGTAATTTGAAGCTGTTGTATGTGAACCGGGCCTGCCTGCAAATGTTCAATTACCAGAAACCCGAGGAGATGCTGAACCGTTCTCTGGTGCAGTTTGTGGACCCCCAGTACCGCCCGGTGGTGGCCCGCTGGCAGACGCAATTACAGCGCCGGCCGGGCACCCCCCGAATCTTCGAAATGAAGGGGGTCAGGAAGGACGGCAGCACCTTCGACCTGGAGGGCGTCTCCTTTCCCACCACCTACGCCGGTCAACCCGCCATCCAGACGCATATCCGGGATATCACGGACAAAAAGCACCTGGAGGAGCACTTAAGCCGCACTGAAAAGCTGGCGGCCCTGGGCCAACTGGCCGCGGGGGTGGCCCATGAAATCAATAATCCCCTGGGTGGCATCCTGGTTTACAGCTATCTGCTCTTGGAAGACCTGGAACCGACAGCCCCGGAGCGGACCCAGGTGGAAAAAATTGTCCGGGAGGCCACCCGCTGTAAAGAGATTGTCCAGGGGCTCTTGGAGTTCTCCCGGCACATGCCTTCCAAAATGGTGCCCCTGAATATCAACACCATCTTAGAAGAAGTGATCTCCCTGGTGGAGGATCACCTCCAGTTTCAAAGTATCCAGCTGGTCCAGGACCTGGAGCTTAACCTCCCCGCCGTCCTGGGAGACAGGAGCAAGCTGGAACAGGTGTTCATCAACCTGCTGATGAACAGCGGGGAATCCATGAAGGGCGATGGCCGGCTCACTGTCAGCACTACGGTGGCCCAAGACGGCAACCTGGTGGTCATCCGCTTCCAGGATACCGGTCCCGGCATCCCGGAACCCTACCTGAGCCGTCTCTTCGATCCCTTTTTCACTACCAAAGAAGTGGGTAAAGGGGTGGGCCTGGGATTGTCCATCAGTTATGGCATTATTCAGAAACATTTCGGCAGGGTCTACGTGGAGCGGACCGGGAACGACGGGACGGTCTTTGCCATCGAACTCCCGGCACACCACCAAGTGCGGGACAATGCGGGTGAAAACCAGACTTAG